One region of Phragmites australis chromosome 18, lpPhrAust1.1, whole genome shotgun sequence genomic DNA includes:
- the LOC133899197 gene encoding ABC transporter A family member 8-like, whose amino-acid sequence MESRRTRGLARFFRQVHALFLKNISFQRRNARTNAAIAAFPVLLCVLLVAIQHVVDSELARPPFQCGCSGTECGIQHSTPTQALSCAVPVPPRWPALVQVPDAEARDPTRLHPRPCNASENCPTAVLLTGHNRQLAEVLGTGLFPPVPDEYYNPLAPASTNSSAYLDEFSRVVPGSNSLPAHVLFIEPGLVPYGTLYVLQSQCLWNSSSISGNSDGMPLQSDMQCVQVLPLWCDNSSVINHHLFKGYKGGNKRRRSKEFLAGYDFLDTNKRRFHIYVWYNSSFSRDNGHHSMTVLRVARLVNMASTAYLNLFQEQNAEIRLEYLKEMPKAAIKTRLDLTTLLDALFFTWTVQLLLPVILTYLVYEKQQKLRLMMKMHGLKDAPYWLISYAYFLSLSAAYMIFFMISGSVIGLDIFRVNSYSIQFLFYFICINLQIVLAFLLASFFSSVNTASVIGYIYVFGSSLLGEALLKNFIEDTTFPRHWLVAMELVPGFSLYRGIYELAEYASAGRNMGKHGMQWVDLNDPINGMKDVLILMSMEWIFLLPVAFLLDHRPSWQPLFLFGFLSTKHSSPSEKPNKVKRGSRRVHVDMTKPDVFLERKVVRRLLKEMDTRNMIICHNLKKVYPGKNGNPDKLAVRGLSLALRKGQCFGMLGPNGAGKTSFINMMIGLVMPTYGTAYIHGLDLRTDMNEIYANIGVCPQHDLLWDTLTGREHLMFYGRMKNLTGAALTKAVEESLKSVNLFHSGFGDKAVSKYSGGMKRRLSVAIALIGNPKVVYMDEPSTGLDTSSRNDLWNVIKRAKKKCTIILTTHSMEEAEELCDRIGIFVNGNFHCLGTPKELKARYGGTRILTITTSPEHEAEVERLVSRLSPGAARVYNVSGTQKFALPRREVGLGGVFGAVEVARRAFPVLGWGVADATLEDVFVRVAKEARAFDVLS is encoded by the exons ATGGAGTCTCGGCGAACGCGCGGGCTCGCGAGGTTTTTCAGGCAGGTCCACGCGCTCTTCCTCAAGAACATCTCTTTCCAG AGGAGGAACGCGAGGACGAACGCCGCGATCGCCGCGTTCCCGGTGCTCCTCTGCGTGCTCCTCGTCGCCATCCAGCACGTGGTGGACAGCGAGCTCGCCAGGCCGCCGTTCCAGTGTGGCTGCTCCGGAACGGAGTGCGGCATCCAACACTCCACGCCCACGCAGGCGCTCAGCtgtgccgtgcccgtgccgccgAGGTGGCCGGCGCTGGTGCAGGTGCCCGACGCCGAGGCGCGCGACCCGACGCGCCTGCACCCGCGGCCGTGCAACGCGTCGGAGAACTGCCCCACCGCCGTGCTCCTCACCGGCCACAACCGCCAGCTTGCCGAAG TTCTTGGAACAGGGCTGTTCCCACCTGTCCCTGATGAATATTACAATCCTCTAGCGCCTGCCTCTACAAATTCTTCAGCCTACCTTGATGAGTTCTCGAGAGTAGTCCCT GGTTCGAACTCGTTGCCGGCGCATGTGCTGTTCATAGAGCCGGGCCTTGTTCCCTACGGGACCCTGTACGTGCTCCAGTCGCAGTGTCTGTGGAATTCAAGCAGCATTTCAGGGAATTCTGATGGAATGCCTCTGCAATCTg ATATGCAGTGTGTTCAAGTTTTGCCGCTGTGGTGCGACAATTCATCGGTGATAAATCATCATTTGTTCAAAGGTTACAAGGGTGGGAATAAGAGGAGAAGATCAAAAGAATTCCTCGCTG GTTATGACTTCCTAGATACAAACAAGAGGCGCTTCCATATATATGTTTGGTACAATTCCAGCTTCAGCAGGGATAATGGACACCATTCCATGACAGTTTTGCGTGTTGCACGGTTGGTTAATATG GCATCCACTGCATATCTGAACCTTTTCCAAGAACAGAATGCAGAAATTCGCCTTGAGTATTTGAAAGAAATGCCCAAAGCTGCAATTAAAACAAGGCTGGACCTCACCACTCTCCTAGATGCACTGTTCTTTACCTGGACGGTTCAACTCCtccttccg GTAATATTGACATATCTTGTCTACGAGAAGCAGCAGAAACTAAGACTAATGATGAAGATGCATGGGCTAAAGGATGCTCCTTATTGGTTGATATCTTATGCCTATTTCTTGTCCCTTTCAGCGGCTTACATGATATTCTTCATGATCTCAGGGTCTGTTATAG GGTTAGATATCTTCAGAGTAAATAGCTACAGCATACAGTTTCTATTCTACTTCATATGTATTAACCTGCAGATCGTGCTCGCCTTTCTGCTTGCGTCTTTCTTCTCATCGGTCAATACTGCTAGTG TAATTGGTTACATTTATGTCTTCGGTTCTAGCCTTCTCGGAGAAGCTCTCTTGAAGAACTTCATAGAGGATACTACTTTCCCAA GACATTGGCTTGTGGCAATGGAGCTTGTTCCTGGGTTCTCCCTCTACCGAGGAATATACGAGCTTGCAGAGTATGCTTCTGCAGGAAGAAATATGGGAAAGCATGGGATGCAATGGGTGGACTTGAACGACCCAATTAACGGGATGAAAGATGTTTTGATTCTAATGTCTATGGAATGGATATTTCTCCTTCCTGTTGCATTTTTGTTGGACCACAGACCTTCATGGCAGCCTCTGTTTCTCTTCGGATTTCTATCGACGAAACACTCCTCGCCATCAGAGAAACCAAACAAAGTGAAGAGGGGATCCAGGAGGGTCCATGTTGATATGACAAAGCCTGATGTGTTCCTAGAG CGCAAGGTCGTGAGACGACTATTAAAGGAAATGGACACAAGGAATATGATCATCTGCCACAATCTAAAGAAAGTGTACCCTGGAAAGAATGGGAACCCTGACAAGCTTGCTGTTAGAGGATTGTCGCTTGCTTTGCGCAAAGGGCAGTGTTTCGGGATGCTTGGTCCCAATGGGGCAGGGAAGACATCGTTCATCAACATG ATGATTGGCCTTGTGATGCCGACTTATGGAACTGCTTACATACATGGACTGGATTTGAGGACAGATATGAATGAAATATATGCAAACATTGGTGTATGTCCACAGCATGA TTTACTTTGGGACACTCTGACAGGAAGAGAACATCTGATGTTCTATGGTCGAATGAAGAATCTCACAGGTGCTGCTCTGACAAAG GCAGTCGAAGAGTCCCTGAAGAGCGTAAATCTGTTCCACAGCGGTTTCGGCGACAAAGCTGTAAGCAAGTACAGTGGTGGCATGAAAAGAAGGCTCAGCGTCGCCATAGCGCTCATAGGCAATCCCAAA GTTGTCTACATGGACGAACCAAGCACCGGGCTCGACACTAGTTCGAGGAACGATCTGTGGAACGTCATCAAACGAGCGAAGAAAAAATGCACCATCATCCTTACCA CACACTCCATGGAGGAGGCTGAGGAGTTGTGCGATCGGATCGGCATCTTCGTCAACGGAAACTTTCATTGCCTTGGAACTCCTAAGGAG CTGAAGGCAAGGTACGGCGGCACCCGGATCCTGACGATCACGACGTCGCCGGAACACGAGGCGGAGGTGGAGCGGCTGGTGAGCCGGCTGTCGCCGGGGGCCGCGAGGGTCTACAACGTGTCGGGCACGCAGAAGTTCGCGCTGCCACGGCGGGAGGTGGGGCTGGGCGGCGTGTTCGGCGCGGTGGAGGTGGCGCGGCGCGCGTTCCCGGTGCTGGGGTGGGGCGTGGCGGACGCCACGCTGGAGGACGTGTTCGTCAGGGTGGCCAAAGAGGCCCGGGCGTTCGACGTGCTCTCCTAG